The following proteins come from a genomic window of Vicia villosa cultivar HV-30 ecotype Madison, WI unplaced genomic scaffold, Vvil1.0 ctg.000020F_1_1_4_unsc, whole genome shotgun sequence:
- the LOC131621984 gene encoding uncharacterized protein LOC131621984, with protein sequence MVFDGASNALGNGIGAVIISPEGGHTPFTARLCFDCTNNMAEYEACIMGLKAAIDLRIKFLEVYGDSALVISQIKGEWDTKHPNLIPYHEHVLTLIPYFEEITFEHIPREENQLADALATMSFMFKVRWDNEAPMIPIERLNEPAHCCEIVIEEVDEKPWFYEVKRYLEAQEYPEGASINDRKFLRRFSVKFFLSNGILYKRNHDSTLLRCVNKKEAEEIMEDMNDGIFGTHSSGHTMAKRILRAGYYWSTMETDCHHHSRTCHKCQIYVDKVHCLPKDSYIHRKQEKQSNNI encoded by the coding sequence atggtttttgacggagcttcgaacGCACTTGGAAATGGTATTGGTGCTGTGATTATCTCTCCCGAAGGTGGTCATACACCGTTCACTGCTAGATTATGCTTTGACTGCACTAACAATATGGCCGAATATGAAGCGTGCATCATGGGTCTCAAAGCCGCAATCGACTTGAGAATCAAATTTCTAGAAGTATATGGGGACTCAGCCTTAGTAatcagtcagatcaaaggagaatgggacacgaaacATCCCAATCTCATCCCTTACCATGAGCATGTGTTGACTTTGATCCCTTATtttgaagagattacttttgagcATATCCCGCGAGAAGAGAACCAGTTGGCAGACGCGCTGGCTACCATGTCAtttatgttcaaagtcaggtgggacaatgaggcaccCATGATCCCTATTGAAAGATTGAATGAGCCGGCACATTGTTGTGAGATTGTTATAGAGGAAGTAGACGAGAAGCCTTGGTTCTACGAAGTAAAGAGATACCTCGAAGCTCAGgaatatcctgaaggggcatccatcaatgATAGGAAATTTCTAAGAAGGTTCTCTGTCAAGTTCTTCCTGAGTAATGGAATCTTATACAAGCGTAATCACGACTCgaccctgcttcgttgtgtgaacaagaaggaagcagaagaaaTAATGGAAGACATGAATGACGGTAtttttggaactcattctagtggacatacCATGGCTAAAAGGATCTTGAGAGCAGGCTATTACTGGTCCACCATGGAGACTGACTGCCACCATCATTCTAGGACTTGCCATAAGTGTCAGATCTACGTTGATAAAGTGCAC